The Paenibacillus sp. G2S3 region TTTCATAAAATACTAAGGTTAACTTATCGTTTATTTGCTTTGTTTCTTCTGTTCGTTTATATCCTACCTTTTCATATAAATAGCAGTTCCTCTGCTCTTGCTCAATACTATCCAGCTCCCATTTTTTCGCGTCATTATATCTCTGTTCAATGATTGCAAAAACCTGCTGGGCGATCCCCATCCCCTGGTATTCTGGCATAATAAATACGGGGCTGACACGGTAAGTATTATTTTCCTTTTTAACAATTCGGACACCGCCCACAGCAATATCAGAATTCTTAATCATATAATAATCTGTAAAAGACTGATTAATTCGATTTATCATTTTTTCTACGGATTCATTGGCAGGGCTGGTTTCATAATCCTTATATTTCTCCAGTAATGGCATAAAGGCTTTGACTTGCATCTGATGAATAAATTCTGCATCACTTACGTCTGCTTTACATAAAGAAATCCCCATAAAGATGTACCCTCCATTAAAATATATTACTATCAATAAGGTTTATAGTTTGTTTTTAGGTATGATATAGAGTGATCCGTCTTCCTTGTATTCAGCATAAGCAATGTCCTCAACGCATTGATAGCCATGCTCCCTGATCCATTCCTGGATCTGTAACTTATTCATCGGTCTGCCACGCATCGAATCTTCCAGCAGCCTACCTTTATCAATAACTGTAATGGAAAAAGAGGAAGTCTGCTCCGATTGCTCCTCTTCAGACTTGCGCATAACCGACAGTGAGCCATTCGTTTCGAGCAGAGCATACTTTACTTCACTTAGAGAAAAAATATTTTGCTGCCGCAGCATGAACAGTAGTTGGGTAAACTCAATATCGTATTTCTCCATCAAATCCTGATTCACTTTGCCATCGTCAATTAGCAGCACTGTCCGGCCTTCCGCCATGTTCCCGAACTTCACAAAATGGGTAGTTGCCTTTTCAAACAAATAAGACAAAGCGGTCCAGATGAAAAGCGCAAACAGCAGATGCCAGATCTTCACCTCATCATCATATATCGTATTCCCTACAATTTCACTTAAAATCAATGATGACAGGAAATCGAGTGGCGTCAATTGACTAAGCGTCTTGCGACCAGTGATAAAGGTAATGATCCACAAACCAAAGAAACTGATGATCAGTTTGACACCTATAGTTATAAATATCTCCATTGCTGCACCTCCAGATGGATTCACACAGGCTTGAAGCCTTTTTACACAAAATCCATTCATGAGAGGTATTACACTTTCCTAATAGAGTATAAACAGTTCGCTTAAGTAGGGATAGTTATAAGGAATGTAGTTCCTTTGCCCTTTTCGCTATCGACTTCAATGCTTCCTTTCACTTTATCAATGGTACTGTAGACCATAAGCATTCCCAGTCCTGTCCCTTCGGCTTTGGTCGAATAATACGGCTTTCCAAGACGCGATATTTCATCCTTAGTCATGCCAACTCCGTTATCCTTAATACTGATCATTATATTTTGCTTTTTTTCAAATATATCGATAAATAGGGTGCCGCCTTCTGTGTCCTTCATTGCTTCAATACCGTTTTTATACAAATTAATTAGACATTGCTGAATCTGGTTTCGATCATAACTCTTATTTAACGAATTATTAAAACTGAATTGGACCTCTACTTTGTGCATGGTGGCAAAAGGCATGATGATATTTTTAGTATATTCTGATTCTGCCTCCATGTTGGAGTAAACCATATTGTCGGATTGTGGCTTGGCAAATGAAAGATAGTCACTCACAATTTTTTCAGCTCTCTGGAGCTCCTGTAAAGATAACTCTATAAATCCCTTCTCCTCTTGAGTCATCGTTTTCGATTTATTCAACAGCTGCAAAAAGCCGCTGGTCACCGTAAGTGGATTTCTTATTTCATGTGATACGCTAGCCGCTAACTCGCTGACGACATTTAATCTTTCCGACTGCATAATTCGATCACGATTCTTAATATTAGTGATAATCTTTTCTATTAAAATCATATTGATAATCATCACTCCGACATGCGTCGTAAAGGCATTTAAGGTGAGAATCCAGAATTCTCTATTTGACGTTCCCTGTGCAAAACTTAATATAGACAGATAAAATCCCATCGTTAAAAAAGAAATTACAGTTGCCGCGATGACGCGACCTTTCGAATCTAATTTTAAGAATTTTTTACTATATAGGGGTACTAAAATCAGGATTATCGTTGCAAAAATAAAAGATTGTAATGTGCCCTCACCACCCACATAGAATCGATAGATATTTAAAATGATATATAGGGGCAGAACATTCTTATATCCACCAAAAAGTGCCACAATAATAAACGGGACATATCTCAAATCAAATATAAAGCCAATATCGAGTTTAAAAGGTTTGGCTATACAGAGACACATGGTCACTGCCGACAGTAAAACAAGAATCTTACTATTATAGGCATACGCTCGATTTTCAAAGAAAATTAGAAAAATTAAGATTGGAAACAATATGAACATAAAATTTAAAAGCAAAGTCTCAAACAAGGGATAACTTCCTTTCAGGCTAGTGTTGCTTAAATAAAGATTTTGATAACGTACTGGAAAAATACGCTAAAGTAATATTATAAGGAAAGTCCATCCTATTAACTATGTATTTCTCAACCATTTCTAAAATAATATTAAAAAAAGCACCCTATGGATGCTTTCATGAAGCGCTCATATTCATACGGTTGATGATCGATGCAAATACTATGCCTAAGCACGTCCCTGTTATAGGTGAAACCACAAGAATACCGATTATATTCCTGCTCGAACTAAAAAGTAACTTCATACTGGTTAAAGCAACCGCTATAACAACTACTGATGTCCAGAACATAATTTTTTGTTTCGTAGATACCGCTGGTATTGTCGTTACTGTTTCATGGTGTCGATACAAAGAACTAATTATCATCCAGGTTAGCATGAGTAACCCAAATATCGAAAAAGAATGCTGCAGTATTTTATAAAGAGGAAAATTATAAATCATTAAATCTCTTAGCGGGGGATATCGCTCTACAAAATAACCATTAAAATGTGTAAATCCATCGATGAACACATGTGTTAAGAAACCAATAATTACAGATAGGATAAACACTATCCAGCCCTTAGGATTCAATTTCCACTTGCTTAAGGTATTGTATGCTCGTTGATCAATATTATAGTTTGAAGGAAGATGTAATACTAAACTCTCCTTAACGATACTATGGAAAATCACCGCGAGGATCGCACATAGGGGAATTGCCTGGAAAAATAGTCCTGTTAAAGAATGCCCTATACTTTGATAGGGCTCAAGCATAATAAAATATTCAAAATCAGGTGACATACTTCCTAGTATTAAGCCTGTAGCACTAAAATATTTTGGTTTCACATATTTAAACGGAAGTGCAAAAATAGGATGAGCAAAGGTAAAAGGCATAACAATCTCCTAATGTTTAGTATAACTTCTTAGCAACAAAGGTAATACAATCTGTTGTCAGTTTTACAGCTTGTCCTTTTCTATCAATTTCATATTCTAATTGTTTTACAAGTCGTTGTTGAACTTCGCATCCAGTGTACTGATCAACTAATAATTCCATCATTTTTTCTGTAGATAAATTCACTTCAAACATTGGATCTAATTCCTGTCCAGTTTCAAGGTTCACCTCATGTATGTTCGATCCGATTATAATGCAATTGGTCCCATTTGCTTTTGTTCCACAAATCATTTCATTAAGCTTTCTTTCCAATGCCTTTTCCGAGCTTACATGTTCCAAGGAAGACACTGCTAAAATAATGTCATACTCCTCTTGAGCGATAATGAAATGCTCAATGTCTGATAATCTTGTCACTATAAAGGGTTCGACCCCAAACTTTTTGCTATTACTCTGCAATTTTTCTATGGCCGACTCCAATAAATCTACGCAAACAACCTTGCCATTCCTATTTTTCATGGATTCCGCTATGGGTATACTATTCCTACCAATCCCAGATCCTAAATCTAATACACTTAAGTATTCTTGATCGGTATACTCTTCTAAGAGATCGATTACCGTTTGTACGGGTCTATGTAGCCAGGAACCTGGCTCGAACAAATTATAACTATCGTAACACATGTCATGATATTTCTTCTCTTCCGTTCTAATATTCGCTACTCTGTCCATATCACACCTCGAGCTTTCTACATCAAGCATGTTTATTTTTCTCTAGCCGTTCAATTAATTCAATTACCTGACTTCTTGTTTTTAAAATAATGACCTGTTGATTTTCTTCTATCTGTTCAAGTTTTTTTATTGTGTTCATTCGAGTTCTTCTTTTATAATTCCACACCCATTTAATAAAGCCCCAATCCAATTTTTCTTTGCACTCTACATTCATATCAGGTCTAGTTTTCTTATGATACATAATTCGCCGTTTGAAAATTCGATATATACACAGGAGTCTTTGCATGTCTAAAAAAATAATTAAATCCACTTTTTTAATCCTCATATCCATAGTCCTTGAATAGTTACCATCAATGATCCAATGATCTTCATTCGTAAACTGTTCAACGATTTTATCCCACTCGTCATTGGGTTTAGGAACCCAATTGGGATTCCAGTAATAAGTATCCAAATGTTTGACTGGAAGATCGAGTATGTTACTGAGCTTTTGAGCTAGGGTTGATTTCCCCGATCCACCTGATCCAATAATCATTATTCGGTTCATATGTTCTCCTTGGATTATAAATTAAGAGATTTCTTCCATGATCATATATATCTCAACCAAAGAGCGATTGCTTTCTATGCATTGCCGAACAATTCTTGTATGTATTCTTCTGACATATACTCTCTAAATTCTTTATCTAACAAATATATTCCTCTTCTTTAATCCATTGGTATTTAAAAACAGTTCCACAGTCTTCACCTTCTCCAGTGTATTCCCACTTCTCAGGTAATTTTGTTTCTGTAATTAGAAGGTACTCCGTAGTAGCTCCACACCTTCATTATAGAGTTTGGATATTATATCATCATTTTCCATGTTTTGTTGCAATAATCTGCCCACTAACTGAAATAGACTACCGATCAGTCGGTAGCCTTGAATAGGGTACACTTTTCTTATAGAACTATTTCCCTAGAAATCCACCTTCGGATTTTATCACTTGTCCCGTAATCCACTGCGAATCATCACTCGCTAAGAAACTAATACCTCTAGCTGCATCTTCTGGCAACCCGATTCTTCCCATTGGAAACATAGGCAAAAAATGAGTTTTCATCTCATCCGTTATCCAACCGGAATCTGTAGGGCCCGGATCAAAACCATTGACTGTGATATGTAACGGAGCTAAACCAACAGAAAGAGGTTCGATCAATCCAATTAATGCACCCTTTGTCAATATATAAGCCAGGTTATCAGGATCAGGTCCTTTTGAAACCATAAAGATAATTCTACCTGGAGTCCCCTTTGGATGAAACTTCTCGAATCTCTTGGCAAACTCAGTACTGAGTAAAATTGTGCCGCGATTGTTCACTACATAGTGTTGATCTAACGAAGTGATACTCAGGTTCTGATAATTCGTGGGCACGCAATAAGCCGCATTGTTAATCAAAATCGAGGCATTTCCTAAGGTTTTTTCTACCTGATCCATAATCTTTATCGAGATTTCAGAATTGGCAAAATCCGCTTCCATATGACTTACCCTGACTCCCAAGCTTTTCAGTTCTGCACAAAGCTGTTCCGGCCATTCCTTTTCTCCACCATTCCCTTCCGTGTCATCAAAAGGATGCCAATGCGTAAAGAAAATATCCGCACCTTGGCTTGCAAGTGAACGGCATATGGCTGTACCGATTCCTGTGGATCTGCTTGCTCCAGTAACGATTGCTATTTTATTTTTTAATGAGTTCATCTATACCGCCTCCGATCGTTTCAGCTTTGTTCCTCTTCAAGTTCAAACGCTCTGTTCTTTTCATCAAACTTGCTGTTATGTGAGGAAACCTGCACTCTTGTTGGCGAATCCGGCTCGATATACATCTTAGCACTATTCACGGCTAAAGCCGCGTCCGTGAAAGCTCCAGCAATAAGATACAGCTTACTGCCGTAATTTGCAATATCACCAGCCACGAATACACCCGGAATATTAGTTGCCAGCTTCTCATCCGCATTAAAATTCCAATCTGTTCTCCCTAGCCCCCAATTTAACATAGGACCGAGATCGCCTCGTAGCCCATGATTAATCAAGACGGCGTCCACCTGGAAACGTTACTGCTCCGTTTCATCCGTCCATTCCCCGTCCGCATTTAATTGCGCGATTGAAACAGCGTCAAGGAGCTTACCCTTCCCGTATAAATTCGTAATGGCATATGGTGTAAGAACTTGAACGTTCGATGCTTTCATCCGCCTCACATTCCGCTCCATACCGCTGAAGCTATCCCGCCGGTGCACGAGCGTAACCGATGAAGCGATTCCCACTAGTTCATTAGCCCAATCGACAGCTGAATCACCGCCTCCAGAGATTAGCACTCTTTTATCGCGAAAGCTTGCCAATTCCGTAATAGTATAATGGAGATTTTCCTTTTCATAATTCTCCGCTCCGGGCAGGTTAAGCTTAGCAAGCTTTAGCGCGCCATGGCCTACCGCCAAGATCAGCGTCCGACTCCAATGCTGTTCTCCGGTTGCAGACGTTATGCGTATCGTGCCATCAGCCAATCTCTCCAGCCCGATAATTTGTTGATCCAGCACAATAGTCGGATCAAAGGTTTGAGCTTGCTGGATCATGAGCTTTGTCAGCTGCGCTGCGCGAACAGGAGCCGTACCCCCGACATCCCAGACGATCTTCTCTGGATATGTCAACGTCCTTCCCCCTAGCTCCGCTCTCGCCTCAATCAGCTTTGTCTTCATATCGCGCATTCCACTGTAAAAGGCAGCATACAAGCCCGCCGGCCCTCCACCAATTATGGTTACGTCAAAAAGCTCCAATTCCTGAGTCATTCTTTGCCTCCCTCTGTTCTCAATCCCCTTGAATGGAGATCTAAATCTTCTTGCGCTTAAACAGCAGGTACATGAAAAAAGGAGCTCCAATGCCTGCTGTGAATACGCCTGCCGGAACATCTAGCGGCTGAAAAAGCATTCTTCCTGCCAAATCCGCCAACAGTAGAATGATTGCACCTATTAACGCGGATACCGGGATGATCAGCTTGTAATAATTTCCAACAAGCATTCTGGCGATATGCGGTGCCATCAATCCGATGAACGATATCGTCCCGGCTACGCCAACTGCAGCACCGGCGAGTGCAACGCTATAAAACAAGAGAATTATCCGGCTTAGCTGAAGCCTGCTTCCAAGCCCGCGAGCGACATCCTCACCTAAGGATTGCACATTTAATTCCTTCGCCATCAGCAACGACAAAGGAATGAATAACGCTACCCACGGCCACAGCACTTCGATATAACTCCAATTGGTACCGTAGATGCTTCCCGTCATCCAATTGAGCACTTGTGCGGCCAAATAAGCCGGTCCGCTAATTAGCAGGAACGTAGTGAGCGCGCCCATTGCGGTAGAAATGCCAATGCCGATCAGCACCAGCCGAAACGGCGACACACCTTTTTTCCAAGCAAATACATAATTAATGGCCGTCGCAACCAATGCGCCGCCGATGGCAATGAACGGTACCCAATGGATACTGTAGCCCGTCACGAAAGTCATGAAGGCAACCACAGCTACCGATGCTCCCCCGGTTACACCCAGTAGATCGGGCGAAGCGAGAGGATTGCGAATGACGCCCTGTAATAGCGCACCGGCTACGGCCAATGCTGCGCCAATGAGTATAGCGGCTGCTATTCGTGGCAGACGGAACTGCATAATGATCAGGTTACTGGCTTCCATGTTTCGCCCGGTAAGAGAAGCAAGTACCTCTTTTAACGGCACGCTAACTCCCCCAACGGATAAACTAAGAAGCGACAAGGCGGTAACGATACAAGTTAAACCTAAAAACAACAAGAACGAATGCTTCGCTGTACGCGGTTTAAACATGCTGTTTCCTCCTAGCCACATGGATCAGAAAGGGAACTCCGATAATCGCTGTTGCGACACCCACCGGAACTTCTCTAGATTCCAGAATAAAGCGGGATACTAAATCCGCAGTCACCAGAAGTATCGCTCCGACTAAAGCTGTATAAGGAAGCAGCCATCTAAAATCATGCCCAACGATGTATCTGCATAAGTGAGGGACAATAAGTCCGATGAAAGCAATCGGACCAGCTGCTGCTACCGAGCTTCCCGCCAATAGTACAATTGACGTAGCCGACAGCACGCGGACCAGCGTTAGACGCTGTCCCAAGCTCTTCGCGCTATCGTCCCCAATCGCCATAATATTTAACGAGCCCGAGAGTAGTAGTGAGATCGTCATTCCTATTGCCATATAAGGGAGCACCATCAGCAAATGCTCCAGATTTCTTCCTTCCACAGAGCCGATCATCCAGAATAGGGCAGATTCCAACGACTGCTTATTAATTAGAATAATGCCGGATGTAATAGAGGAAGCGAAAGCTGCCATACAAGCGCCGGCCAAGGTCAGCTTTACCGGCTCGAATCCGCCTCCTTGCAAACCAAGCGTATAGACGACCACCGATGTTGCAACCGCACCTGCGAAAGCAAGCCAGACCATGCCGCTCATCGTTAACGAGGAACCGAATACGAGTAGCCCGATGACAATAAATAGCACAGCGCCCGCATTTACACCGAAGACAGAGGGCGAAGCCAGCGGATTTCTTGTCAGAACCTGCATAATCGCCCCGGCTACAGCTAAACTTGCCCCCACCAGTGCCGCAATTAGGGTTCGGGGAACACGCACCCTCGTCAGAATAAGATGTTCGTTTGAACCATTGAATTGACTGTAAGCCAGCCATAGATCTTTCAAGCCGAATTGATGAAGACCATACAATATACTGCATAACATACTAATTAGAAGCAGAATCGCACCGACAACTAGGCCGGCGAGCTTTCGCTTGCTTAGGAAAACACCATTCACGTCTGCACCGAGCCTCCTATTCATTGGCAGCCTAACAACTAAACTGCTAGAATCGTCAACAAGCTGACGCGAATACAGCGTCAGCTTGTTGATTCGATACGCCTTTATTATTTCACATCAAAGTATTTAACGAGTTCGTCCAGCAACAGATTGGCTGCTTCATATCCGCCTGCCGAGTTCCAGATCGCTTCATCGACTTGAATCACCTTGTTGTTCTTTGAAACGCTCAAATTTTGGAACAACGGATCTTTTTTCCATTCCTCCACGACCTTCGATGCATCGTCCTTGCCCGGAGTCTCCGACACGAAATAGAAGAGCACATCGCCGTCCATGCTAGGGATCGTCTCTTTGGTCATCACTTCGATAAAGGAGTCTTTATCCTGCGACTCAGGCCGTGCAATTCCTAATTGGCTCAAGAGCACGCCGGAGAACGTTTGCTTCTGATAGATACGCACTTGTTTCGCGGAGAAGCGCACCACCGACACTTTCGTGTCTGCTTTGCTGCCGAGCTTCGCCTTGACTTCTGCAACTCGTTTATCGAAGTCCGCCATCGCTTGCTCTCCTTCTTCCTGCTTGTTTAAAGCTTCGGAGTAGAGCTTGAAATTAATCTTCCAATCTCCTGCCAGGTCATCGGAGAATATCGTCGGTGCTATCTGCTTTAATTGGTCGTAGATTTTCTCTTGTCTGACCTTATTACCGATAATCAGATCCGGC contains the following coding sequences:
- a CDS encoding iron ABC transporter permease — encoded protein: MNGVFLSKRKLAGLVVGAILLLISMLCSILYGLHQFGLKDLWLAYSQFNGSNEHLILTRVRVPRTLIAALVGASLAVAGAIMQVLTRNPLASPSVFGVNAGAVLFIVIGLLVFGSSLTMSGMVWLAFAGAVATSVVVYTLGLQGGGFEPVKLTLAGACMAAFASSITSGIILINKQSLESALFWMIGSVEGRNLEHLLMVLPYMAIGMTISLLLSGSLNIMAIGDDSAKSLGQRLTLVRVLSATSIVLLAGSSVAAAGPIAFIGLIVPHLCRYIVGHDFRWLLPYTALVGAILLVTADLVSRFILESREVPVGVATAIIGVPFLIHVARRKQHV
- a CDS encoding ATP-binding protein gives rise to the protein MFETLLLNFMFILFPILIFLIFFENRAYAYNSKILVLLSAVTMCLCIAKPFKLDIGFIFDLRYVPFIIVALFGGYKNVLPLYIILNIYRFYVGGEGTLQSFIFATIILILVPLYSKKFLKLDSKGRVIAATVISFLTMGFYLSILSFAQGTSNREFWILTLNAFTTHVGVMIINMILIEKIITNIKNRDRIMQSERLNVVSELAASVSHEIRNPLTVTSGFLQLLNKSKTMTQEEKGFIELSLQELQRAEKIVSDYLSFAKPQSDNMVYSNMEAESEYTKNIIMPFATMHKVEVQFSFNNSLNKSYDRNQIQQCLINLYKNGIEAMKDTEGGTLFIDIFEKKQNIMISIKDNGVGMTKDEISRLGKPYYSTKAEGTGLGMLMVYSTIDKVKGSIEVDSEKGKGTTFLITIPT
- a CDS encoding DNA topology modulation protein translates to MNRIMIIGSGGSGKSTLAQKLSNILDLPVKHLDTYYWNPNWVPKPNDEWDKIVEQFTNEDHWIIDGNYSRTMDMRIKKVDLIIFLDMQRLLCIYRIFKRRIMYHKKTRPDMNVECKEKLDWGFIKWVWNYKRRTRMNTIKKLEQIEENQQVIILKTRSQVIELIERLEKNKHA
- a CDS encoding class I SAM-dependent methyltransferase gives rise to the protein MDRVANIRTEEKKYHDMCYDSYNLFEPGSWLHRPVQTVIDLLEEYTDQEYLSVLDLGSGIGRNSIPIAESMKNRNGKVVCVDLLESAIEKLQSNSKKFGVEPFIVTRLSDIEHFIIAQEEYDIILAVSSLEHVSSEKALERKLNEMICGTKANGTNCIIIGSNIHEVNLETGQELDPMFEVNLSTEKMMELLVDQYTGCEVQQRLVKQLEYEIDRKGQAVKLTTDCITFVAKKLY
- a CDS encoding iron ABC transporter permease, whose amino-acid sequence is MFKPRTAKHSFLLFLGLTCIVTALSLLSLSVGGVSVPLKEVLASLTGRNMEASNLIIMQFRLPRIAAAILIGAALAVAGALLQGVIRNPLASPDLLGVTGGASVAVVAFMTFVTGYSIHWVPFIAIGGALVATAINYVFAWKKGVSPFRLVLIGIGISTAMGALTTFLLISGPAYLAAQVLNWMTGSIYGTNWSYIEVLWPWVALFIPLSLLMAKELNVQSLGEDVARGLGSRLQLSRIILLFYSVALAGAAVGVAGTISFIGLMAPHIARMLVGNYYKLIIPVSALIGAIILLLADLAGRMLFQPLDVPAGVFTAGIGAPFFMYLLFKRKKI
- a CDS encoding DUF421 domain-containing protein, whose translation is MEIFITIGVKLIISFFGLWIITFITGRKTLSQLTPLDFLSSLILSEIVGNTIYDDEVKIWHLLFALFIWTALSYLFEKATTHFVKFGNMAEGRTVLLIDDGKVNQDLMEKYDIEFTQLLFMLRQQNIFSLSEVKYALLETNGSLSVMRKSEEEQSEQTSSFSITVIDKGRLLEDSMRGRPMNKLQIQEWIREHGYQCVEDIAYAEYKEDGSLYIIPKNKL
- a CDS encoding SDR family oxidoreductase, whose product is MNSLKNKIAIVTGASRSTGIGTAICRSLASQGADIFFTHWHPFDDTEGNGGEKEWPEQLCAELKSLGVRVSHMEADFANSEISIKIMDQVEKTLGNASILINNAAYCVPTNYQNLSITSLDQHYVVNNRGTILLSTEFAKRFEKFHPKGTPGRIIFMVSKGPDPDNLAYILTKGALIGLIEPLSVGLAPLHITVNGFDPGPTDSGWITDEMKTHFLPMFPMGRIGLPEDAARGISFLASDDSQWITGQVIKSEGGFLGK
- a CDS encoding DUF4184 family protein gives rise to the protein MPFTFAHPIFALPFKYVKPKYFSATGLILGSMSPDFEYFIMLEPYQSIGHSLTGLFFQAIPLCAILAVIFHSIVKESLVLHLPSNYNIDQRAYNTLSKWKLNPKGWIVFILSVIIGFLTHVFIDGFTHFNGYFVERYPPLRDLMIYNFPLYKILQHSFSIFGLLMLTWMIISSLYRHHETVTTIPAVSTKQKIMFWTSVVVIAVALTSMKLLFSSSRNIIGILVVSPITGTCLGIVFASIINRMNMSAS
- a CDS encoding GNAT family N-acetyltransferase; the encoded protein is MGISLCKADVSDAEFIHQMQVKAFMPLLEKYKDYETSPANESVEKMINRINQSFTDYYMIKNSDIAVGGVRIVKKENNTYRVSPVFIMPEYQGMGIAQQVFAIIEQRYNDAKKWELDSIEQEQRNCYLYEKVGYKRTEETKQINDKLTLVFYEKYMD